A stretch of the Hymenobacter tibetensis genome encodes the following:
- a CDS encoding SusC/RagA family TonB-linked outer membrane protein — translation MRLQSLLFCGTLVPLQVVLAAPVPGSSVTAPLPSSTVADVTISGQVTDDKGEGMPGATVVLKGTTIGTGTDAQGRFTLVVPESNASGTLVVSSVGFLPQEIAIAGRTSFKVQLRTNAQALSEVVVVGYGTQKREDVTGSVASVPTDRLEKIPVSNVAQALQGAVAGVTITAPSSVPGSQPNIQIRGVRSITAGTNPYLVVDGVPFPGNLNDINPNDIASIEILKDASSTAIYGTRGSNGVILVSTKRGKSGKPQIRYNGYGGPEYMVNNLHPLDGPAFSEKWQEFTRQRGINLTPVPNIGEVENYNAGRTTDWMDLIQQQGSIQDHNASISGGTEDVKYFVSGDYFKQKGIIKGYQFQRISLRSNIDATLTPWLRIGTSSFYSTSNDDGGRADLSLAQVLSPYATPFNPDGTYTIFPQPPEQLVKNALLGLTTQREDRVNQLTGTGYAEVEPTFVEGLKYRVNATYSYRPGRFANYTGRPFGDLRGTAQLINDERQNYTVENLLFYNKTIGKHHFDLTALYSAQQNRYFTTSETATGFINDRIGFNSIGSGANAPTISSFSEERTLVSQMGRLNYNYDSRYLLTVTARRDGSSVFGADASKYATFPSLALGWNVANEAFLKDQETVNTLKLRFSYGTTGNEGINPYQTITGNALLQYAYGGVSATGLRADRIGNSQLKWEQTTSVNYAVDFGLLKNRITGTVEYYNAKTEDLLLNRQIPIVSGYNTILDNVGSVRNRGIEMSLTTANVQTPDFTWETTLNVSGNRNRLLSLGYTDADDIGNRLFIGRSLGAVYDYVKTGVWQQGEDPAGKDAGAKPGDLKFEDLNGDGQITSLDRKYLGTTLPKWQGGITNTFTYKGFSLRVFIRTVQGVLKNNNNLNFLDLGGRLNIPEEVGYWTPANQSQDRPGLSYINPRGYGFPTNGSFTRLQDVTLNYAFPAPLVEKLKLGALSVYVSGRNLYTWTDWVGWDPEQTYTLGNGTGNIDNPVSLLTSSTNFSPTTSVNSGTAGSNPNFPTVRTFVVGLNIGLR, via the coding sequence ATGAGGCTACAATCTTTACTTTTCTGCGGAACGCTGGTACCCTTGCAAGTTGTGCTTGCGGCCCCCGTTCCGGGCAGTTCAGTTACTGCCCCACTCCCTTCCTCCACCGTTGCCGATGTCACCATCAGTGGGCAGGTAACCGACGACAAAGGCGAAGGAATGCCCGGTGCTACCGTGGTCCTGAAAGGCACTACTATTGGGACCGGTACCGATGCCCAAGGCCGCTTTACGCTGGTGGTGCCCGAGAGCAACGCTAGCGGTACGCTGGTTGTATCGTCGGTGGGCTTCCTGCCCCAGGAAATAGCCATTGCCGGACGCACTTCGTTCAAGGTCCAGCTCCGAACCAACGCCCAGGCGCTGAGCGAAGTGGTGGTGGTCGGCTACGGCACCCAGAAGCGGGAAGACGTAACGGGCTCCGTCGCCTCGGTACCGACGGACCGCTTAGAGAAGATTCCGGTTTCCAACGTGGCGCAAGCGTTGCAAGGCGCTGTGGCGGGCGTGACTATCACGGCGCCCTCGAGCGTGCCGGGCAGCCAGCCCAACATTCAGATTCGGGGGGTGCGCTCCATTACGGCCGGCACCAACCCCTACTTGGTGGTGGACGGCGTGCCGTTTCCGGGCAACCTCAACGACATCAACCCCAACGACATTGCCTCCATTGAGATTCTGAAAGATGCCTCCTCGACGGCTATCTACGGAACGCGGGGCTCCAACGGGGTAATTCTGGTGAGCACCAAGCGCGGCAAATCGGGCAAGCCCCAGATTCGCTACAACGGCTACGGCGGACCCGAGTACATGGTCAACAACCTCCACCCGCTGGATGGGCCGGCGTTTTCTGAAAAGTGGCAGGAGTTTACCCGGCAGCGCGGCATCAACCTGACGCCGGTGCCCAACATTGGGGAGGTAGAAAACTACAATGCCGGCCGCACCACCGATTGGATGGACCTGATTCAGCAGCAAGGCTCTATCCAAGACCACAACGCATCCATTTCGGGTGGTACCGAAGACGTGAAGTACTTTGTATCGGGCGACTATTTCAAGCAGAAGGGCATCATCAAGGGCTACCAGTTTCAGCGCATCAGCTTGCGCTCGAATATTGATGCCACGCTAACGCCCTGGCTGCGCATCGGTACTTCCTCGTTCTACTCCACGTCCAACGACGATGGCGGCCGCGCCGACCTGAGTCTGGCGCAGGTGCTGAGCCCGTATGCCACGCCCTTCAACCCCGATGGTACCTACACTATTTTCCCGCAGCCGCCCGAGCAGCTGGTTAAAAACGCCCTGCTCGGCCTGACCACGCAGCGCGAGGACCGCGTCAACCAGCTTACCGGCACCGGCTACGCCGAGGTGGAACCCACCTTTGTGGAAGGATTGAAGTACCGGGTGAATGCCACGTACTCGTACCGGCCCGGCCGCTTCGCCAACTATACGGGCCGGCCGTTCGGGGACCTGCGCGGCACCGCCCAGCTCATCAACGACGAGCGCCAGAACTACACGGTGGAAAACCTGCTGTTCTACAACAAGACCATCGGCAAGCACCACTTCGACCTAACCGCTCTGTATAGCGCGCAGCAAAACCGCTATTTCACAACCAGCGAAACGGCCACCGGCTTCATCAACGACCGGATTGGCTTCAACAGCATCGGCTCGGGGGCCAACGCGCCCACCATCAGCTCGTTTAGCGAAGAGCGGACGCTGGTATCGCAGATGGGCCGCCTCAACTACAACTACGATAGCCGCTACCTGCTTACGGTAACGGCCCGGCGCGACGGCTCGTCGGTGTTCGGGGCCGATGCCAGCAAGTACGCCACGTTCCCTTCGTTAGCCTTGGGCTGGAACGTAGCCAACGAGGCATTCCTGAAAGACCAGGAGACGGTGAACACACTGAAACTGCGCTTTTCGTATGGCACGACGGGCAATGAAGGCATCAACCCGTATCAGACCATCACGGGCAACGCGCTGCTGCAATATGCGTACGGCGGGGTGTCGGCTACGGGCCTGCGTGCCGACCGCATCGGTAACTCGCAGCTGAAATGGGAGCAAACCACCAGCGTCAACTACGCCGTGGACTTTGGACTCCTGAAAAACCGCATTACGGGTACCGTGGAGTACTATAATGCCAAAACCGAAGACCTGCTGCTCAACCGCCAGATTCCGATTGTTTCGGGCTACAACACCATCCTCGACAACGTGGGTTCGGTGCGTAACCGAGGGATAGAAATGAGTTTGACGACGGCCAACGTGCAGACTCCCGATTTCACCTGGGAAACGACCCTGAACGTTTCGGGCAACCGCAACCGGCTGCTAAGCCTGGGCTACACCGACGCCGACGACATCGGCAACCGCCTCTTCATTGGCCGATCGTTGGGGGCTGTGTACGATTACGTGAAAACGGGCGTGTGGCAGCAGGGTGAAGACCCCGCCGGCAAAGATGCCGGCGCCAAACCCGGCGACCTGAAGTTTGAAGACCTCAACGGCGACGGCCAAATCACCAGCCTCGACCGCAAGTACCTCGGCACGACGCTGCCCAAATGGCAAGGCGGTATCACCAACACCTTCACCTACAAAGGATTCAGTTTGCGGGTGTTCATCCGGACGGTGCAGGGCGTGCTCAAAAACAACAACAACCTGAACTTCTTGGACTTAGGTGGCCGCCTGAACATTCCGGAGGAGGTAGGCTACTGGACGCCCGCAAACCAGAGCCAAGACCGGCCTGGCCTGAGCTACATCAACCCCCGCGGCTACGGCTTCCCCACCAACGGCAGCTTCACGCGCCTTCAGGACGTAACGCTCAACTATGCATTCCCGGCCCCATTGGTTGAGAAACTTAAGCTCGGCGCGCTGTCGGTGTACGTGAGCGGGCGCAACCTCTATACCTGGACCGATTGGGTGGGCTGGGACCCAGAGCAGACCTACACCCTCGGCAACGGCACCGGCAACATCGACAACCCGGTCAGCCTGCTTACCTCGTCCACCAATTTCAGCCCGACTACCAGCGTCAACAGCGGCACCGCGGGTTCCAACCCCAACTTCCCCACTGTGCGCACGTTCGTGGTCGGCCTCAACATTGGCTTGCGCTAA
- a CDS encoding RagB/SusD family nutrient uptake outer membrane protein, with protein MKRFALACTALLVTSQLISSCKDDYLDEAPASLYTPQVVLVDSLGFEAAMAGLQSVVREQYTRSDEQGLLGMMQLGTDVAIPGQVQGAEIPYYNYTLLNSQDQASAVMWSWAYRTINNANQIIQGTATAPATLRQGYKNRISAEARFFRAYAYDFLATLWGDVPLIDVPVSSPRTDFTRSPVATVNDFIAEDLKTAIPNLFLANKAASGRITQAAAQQLLGQVYLRMNQPALAEAQLQAVISSGLYRLVSARYGVRSMQPGDYFSDMFVIGNQRRSQGNTEVIWGIEQQLLVPGGTTNAQQRRMWVPAYYNIKGMALADSLGGRGLGRLRLSNWVDYRLYTTPDMRNSKYNLKRRFYYNDPTQTATFGRRVTGLSGSDTIYNITPYTTKWNQFDPADTFGFGTIKDITMMRLGETYLLLAEAQFKQGKLAEAAASVNALRTRAQAPQVTASQMTLDFILDERARELIGEEQRRITLVRTGTLVERTLRLNGASVTGLTTKNLLLPIPQTSIDLNSDAPLGQNNGY; from the coding sequence ATGAAACGTTTTGCGTTAGCATGTACGGCTTTGCTGGTCACGTCCCAGTTGATAAGCTCTTGTAAAGATGATTACCTGGATGAAGCTCCGGCTTCGCTCTACACCCCGCAAGTGGTGCTTGTGGACTCGCTGGGCTTTGAAGCGGCCATGGCGGGTTTACAGTCGGTGGTGCGCGAGCAGTACACCCGTTCCGACGAGCAAGGCTTGCTTGGTATGATGCAGCTCGGCACCGACGTAGCCATTCCCGGTCAGGTGCAGGGCGCCGAAATACCCTATTACAACTACACGCTGCTCAACTCGCAAGACCAAGCCTCTGCTGTTATGTGGAGCTGGGCGTACCGCACCATCAACAACGCCAACCAGATTATCCAGGGCACGGCTACGGCGCCCGCTACGCTGCGGCAGGGATACAAAAACCGGATCAGCGCCGAGGCCCGCTTCTTCCGGGCCTATGCCTACGACTTCTTGGCCACGCTATGGGGCGACGTTCCGCTGATTGACGTTCCGGTTAGCTCGCCGCGCACCGACTTCACGCGGAGCCCCGTCGCCACGGTCAACGACTTCATTGCGGAAGACCTGAAAACGGCTATTCCGAATTTGTTTCTGGCCAACAAGGCCGCGTCGGGGCGCATCACCCAAGCAGCGGCGCAGCAGCTTCTGGGGCAAGTGTACCTGCGTATGAACCAGCCCGCGCTGGCCGAAGCACAGCTGCAAGCCGTTATTTCGAGTGGGCTGTACCGGCTCGTTTCGGCCCGCTACGGCGTGCGTTCCATGCAGCCCGGCGACTACTTCTCCGACATGTTTGTAATTGGCAACCAACGCCGTAGCCAAGGCAACACCGAGGTTATCTGGGGAATCGAGCAACAGTTGTTGGTGCCCGGCGGTACTACCAACGCCCAGCAGCGGCGGATGTGGGTGCCCGCGTACTATAACATTAAAGGCATGGCGTTGGCCGACTCACTCGGGGGCCGCGGCCTGGGCCGGTTGCGCCTCAGCAACTGGGTGGACTATCGGCTGTATACCACCCCCGACATGCGCAACTCGAAGTACAACCTCAAGCGGCGCTTCTACTACAATGACCCCACCCAAACGGCTACCTTCGGCCGGCGCGTGACGGGGTTGTCGGGCTCGGATACCATCTACAACATCACGCCCTACACTACCAAGTGGAACCAGTTCGACCCCGCCGACACGTTTGGCTTCGGCACCATTAAGGACATTACCATGATGCGCCTGGGCGAAACGTACCTGTTGCTGGCGGAGGCGCAGTTCAAGCAAGGCAAGCTGGCCGAAGCGGCTGCTAGCGTCAATGCGCTCCGCACCCGCGCGCAAGCCCCTCAGGTAACGGCCAGCCAAATGACGCTCGACTTCATTCTTGATGAGCGGGCGCGTGAGCTGATTGGGGAAGAGCAACGCCGTATCACGCTGGTCCGCACCGGCACCCTGGTGGAGCGTACGTTGCGGTTGAACGGTGCATCCGTAACGGGATTGACCACCAAAAATCTGCTGCTGCCTATCCCGCAAACGTCCATTGACTTGAATAGCGACGCTCCTCTAGGTCAAAACAACGGGTACTAA
- a CDS encoding glycoside hydrolase family 2 protein → MNSHSSKARIYSVLLALLSFSWGQTVAQTASLITNIDHRATTSLNGKWKIIVDPYETGFFSYRMTEDPNGFFKDRKAKDATELVEYNFDMSDELYVPSDWNSQREDLKLYEGTIWYKKAFDYAKKAATNRVFVHFGAVNYDAHVYLNGKKIGRHVGGFTPFNMEVTDLLQEKGNFLVVKADDKRLKEAVPTPNTDWWNYGGITRDVKLVEVPATFVEDYTVQLAKGSLNKLDVWVKTNGTSPQPVTVSIPEAKVKLSGTPDASGMVKLTSNAKLKLWSPESPKLYKVQITSGSETVEDEIGFRSIETKGADILLNKKPVLLKGICIHEEMPTRGARAYSMEDAQTLLGWAKELGCNYVRLAHYPHNENMTRLADKMGLMVWSEIPVYWTIDWANPATLANAKQQLTEMITRDKNKASVVLWSMANETPLSDSRLNFLKSQIETARQLDNTRLITAALEVHNATENTMMIDDPLGQYLDVLGCNEYIGWYSRKIEDCDNITWKTTYDKPLIISETGADCVAGMHGAATARFTEEFQDNFYQHQLAMIKRIPFLRGVTPWILADFRSPRRPLPGIQDYWNRKGLISDRGERKKAFYTLQKFYADWKLK, encoded by the coding sequence ATGAATTCTCATTCCTCGAAAGCAAGGATATACAGTGTACTGCTAGCGCTGCTAAGCTTCAGTTGGGGCCAAACGGTTGCTCAAACGGCCAGCCTTATCACCAACATCGACCACCGGGCTACCACTAGCCTGAATGGGAAGTGGAAAATCATCGTCGACCCCTACGAAACGGGCTTCTTCAGCTACCGCATGACCGAAGACCCGAACGGCTTCTTCAAAGACCGCAAGGCCAAGGATGCCACGGAACTGGTCGAGTACAACTTCGATATGTCCGATGAGCTGTATGTGCCTTCCGACTGGAACTCGCAGCGGGAGGATTTGAAGCTCTACGAAGGCACTATCTGGTATAAGAAGGCCTTTGACTACGCCAAGAAAGCCGCCACCAACCGCGTGTTTGTGCACTTTGGCGCCGTCAACTACGATGCGCATGTGTACCTCAACGGCAAGAAAATCGGCCGCCACGTAGGGGGCTTTACGCCATTCAACATGGAAGTCACGGACCTGCTGCAGGAGAAAGGCAACTTTCTAGTGGTGAAGGCCGACGACAAGCGCCTAAAGGAAGCCGTGCCTACGCCCAACACCGACTGGTGGAACTACGGCGGCATCACCCGCGACGTGAAGCTGGTGGAAGTGCCCGCCACCTTTGTGGAAGACTACACCGTGCAACTCGCCAAAGGCAGCCTCAACAAGCTGGATGTGTGGGTGAAAACCAACGGCACCAGCCCCCAACCCGTCACGGTCAGCATTCCGGAAGCCAAGGTGAAGCTCTCCGGCACCCCCGACGCCAGCGGCATGGTGAAGCTGACGAGCAATGCCAAACTTAAACTATGGTCGCCGGAGAGTCCGAAGCTGTACAAGGTGCAGATTACGAGCGGCAGCGAAACTGTGGAAGATGAAATTGGCTTCCGCAGCATCGAAACCAAAGGCGCTGATATTCTGCTCAATAAGAAACCGGTGCTGCTCAAAGGCATCTGCATTCACGAAGAAATGCCGACCCGGGGCGCCCGCGCCTACAGCATGGAAGACGCCCAAACCCTGCTCGGCTGGGCCAAGGAACTAGGTTGCAACTACGTGCGCCTAGCGCACTACCCGCACAACGAAAACATGACCCGCCTGGCCGACAAGATGGGCCTCATGGTGTGGTCGGAAATTCCGGTGTACTGGACCATCGATTGGGCTAATCCGGCTACGCTGGCTAATGCCAAGCAGCAGCTTACCGAGATGATTACGCGGGACAAAAACAAGGCGTCGGTGGTGCTTTGGTCGATGGCCAATGAAACACCGCTCAGCGACAGCCGCCTCAACTTCCTGAAGAGCCAGATCGAAACGGCCCGCCAGCTCGACAATACCCGCCTGATAACGGCTGCGCTGGAAGTGCACAACGCCACCGAAAACACCATGATGATTGACGACCCGCTGGGCCAGTACCTCGACGTGCTCGGCTGCAACGAGTACATCGGGTGGTACAGCCGCAAAATCGAGGACTGCGACAACATAACCTGGAAAACCACCTACGACAAGCCCCTTATCATCAGCGAAACCGGCGCCGACTGCGTGGCGGGTATGCACGGTGCAGCCACGGCCCGCTTCACCGAGGAGTTCCAGGACAACTTCTACCAGCACCAACTGGCCATGATCAAGCGCATTCCTTTCCTGCGCGGCGTCACCCCTTGGATCCTGGCCGATTTCCGCTCACCCCGCCGCCCCCTACCCGGTATTCAGGACTATTGGAACCGCAAAGGCCTGATTTCCGACCGTGGCGAACGAAAAAAGGCGTTCTACACCCTCCAGAAGTTCTACGCAGACTGGAAGCTGAAGTAA
- a CDS encoding family 43 glycosylhydrolase, producing MRIRFLLPLLLSSWPIVASQAQRSLPADTLHAPTAVLPGVYADPHIAAYGQTYYLYPTTDGTEGWMSTAFTCWSSPDLKTWKKEGVILDLPRDLTWAKARAWAPAIATKGGKYYYYYSADANIGVAVADKPTGPFKDPLGKPLIAKGAFQGQTIDPMVLVDDDGTAYLYWGQGQCHVVKLNADMVSFDPAAVVEFKPPGYNEGSFVFKRQGKYYLMWSEYDTRDPRYSVAYATATSPMGPFTKAEKNPVLKGKGVVKGAGHHSVLQVPGTDQWVMAYHRFRIPGGNGYNRETCLSPMRFDAQGNILPVDVFEVVKPTRIKRPASSVRP from the coding sequence ATGCGCATTCGTTTTCTCTTGCCGCTGCTGCTCAGTAGCTGGCCTATCGTCGCCAGTCAGGCACAACGGTCGTTGCCTGCGGACACCCTGCACGCACCCACCGCCGTGCTGCCCGGCGTGTACGCCGATCCGCACATTGCCGCCTATGGGCAGACCTACTACTTATACCCCACCACCGACGGGACGGAGGGATGGATGTCGACGGCGTTTACTTGCTGGTCGTCGCCGGACCTGAAAACGTGGAAGAAGGAAGGCGTCATCCTCGATTTGCCCCGCGACCTGACCTGGGCTAAAGCCCGCGCCTGGGCGCCAGCCATTGCCACTAAAGGCGGCAAGTACTATTACTATTATTCGGCCGATGCCAACATTGGCGTGGCCGTAGCCGACAAGCCCACCGGCCCCTTTAAAGATCCGCTAGGCAAGCCCCTGATAGCCAAAGGTGCTTTCCAGGGCCAGACAATCGACCCGATGGTGCTGGTGGATGATGACGGAACGGCCTACCTCTACTGGGGACAGGGGCAGTGCCACGTGGTGAAACTCAACGCCGACATGGTATCCTTCGACCCAGCGGCCGTGGTGGAGTTCAAGCCGCCAGGCTACAACGAGGGCTCGTTCGTGTTCAAGCGCCAAGGTAAGTACTACCTGATGTGGAGCGAGTACGACACCCGCGACCCGCGCTACTCCGTGGCCTACGCCACGGCCACCTCACCAATGGGCCCGTTCACGAAAGCCGAGAAAAACCCGGTGCTGAAGGGCAAAGGCGTGGTGAAAGGCGCCGGCCACCACTCGGTGTTGCAAGTGCCCGGCACCGACCAATGGGTGATGGCCTATCACCGCTTCCGTATCCCGGGCGGCAACGGCTACAACCGCGAAACCTGCCTTTCGCCCATGCGCTTCGACGCCCAAGGCAACATCCTGCCAGTCGATGTTTTCGAGGTCGTAAAGCCCACCAGAATCAAGCGTCCGGCTTCGTCAGTTCGGCCCTAA
- a CDS encoding glycoside hydrolase family 88/105 protein: MTTYKRLMGIALLAAAGLLSTSCATSQKTAGSSVQFTQPKQAEVLALLTKVNDHWQAGHPAQVRSFWDEAAYQTGNMAAYAVTKNEKYRQYAEDWAVHNQWKGATSDDKANWKYKYGETPEYVLFGDWQVCFQTYIDLYALKPEPERIARAREVMEYEMSTDRNDYWWWADGLYMVMPVMTKLYGVTKNPQYLSKMQEYFSYANSIMHDPETGLYYRDAKYVYPQHKSVNGKKDFWARGDGWVLAALAKVLEDLPPNHPTRAEYLSKYQGLAAAIKTSQQPEGYWTRSLLDPQHAPGPETSGTAFYTYGLLWGINNGVLKKSEYLPTVQKAWHYLTTTALQPDGTLGYVQPIGEKAIPGQVVDKSSTSNFGVGAFLLAASEMYRYLDK, encoded by the coding sequence ATGACAACCTACAAACGCCTGATGGGCATCGCCTTGCTGGCTGCTGCCGGCCTGCTAAGCACTAGTTGCGCCACCTCCCAGAAAACTGCTGGCTCCAGCGTGCAATTCACGCAGCCCAAGCAAGCCGAAGTGCTGGCGCTACTCACCAAAGTAAACGACCACTGGCAGGCTGGGCACCCGGCGCAGGTACGTTCGTTTTGGGACGAGGCCGCCTACCAAACCGGCAACATGGCCGCGTACGCCGTGACGAAAAACGAGAAGTACCGCCAGTATGCCGAGGATTGGGCCGTGCACAACCAGTGGAAAGGCGCCACCTCCGACGATAAAGCCAACTGGAAGTACAAGTACGGCGAAACGCCTGAATACGTGCTGTTTGGCGATTGGCAGGTGTGCTTCCAAACCTACATCGACCTGTATGCCCTCAAGCCGGAGCCGGAGCGTATTGCCCGGGCCCGCGAGGTGATGGAGTACGAAATGAGCACTGACCGCAACGACTATTGGTGGTGGGCCGACGGCCTCTACATGGTGATGCCGGTGATGACCAAGCTGTACGGCGTAACGAAAAACCCGCAGTACCTGAGCAAGATGCAGGAGTATTTCAGCTATGCCAACAGCATCATGCACGACCCCGAAACCGGCCTCTACTACCGCGACGCTAAATACGTGTACCCCCAGCACAAGTCGGTGAACGGCAAAAAGGACTTCTGGGCCCGCGGCGACGGGTGGGTACTGGCGGCGCTGGCCAAAGTGCTTGAAGACCTGCCCCCCAACCACCCAACCCGCGCCGAGTACTTAAGCAAGTACCAGGGGTTAGCGGCTGCCATCAAAACCTCGCAACAGCCCGAAGGCTACTGGACGCGCAGCCTGCTCGACCCGCAGCACGCCCCCGGCCCGGAAACCAGCGGCACCGCTTTCTATACCTATGGTTTGCTATGGGGCATCAACAACGGCGTACTGAAAAAAAGTGAGTACCTGCCGACAGTGCAAAAAGCCTGGCACTACCTCACCACCACGGCCTTACAGCCCGACGGCACCCTCGGCTACGTGCAGCCCATCGGCGAGAAAGCCATTCCCGGCCAGGTAGTAGACAAGAGCTCGACGTCTAACTTCGGAGTGGGAGCTTTTCTGCTGGCCGCCAGTGAGATGTACCGCTACCTCGATAAATAG
- a CDS encoding glycoside hydrolase family 43 protein, producing MKNRWLLLVSCLSFPVLAVAQRAAPPVVRKNIPLDSIGLSDPYILADVKSRQYYMTGTGGLLWKSPDLKRWEGPYQVAKPDPRSWMGPKPMIWAAEIHSFKGKYYYFATFTNRDLKVDTVQGVALERRASHVLASNTAEGPYTPLNGANYLPANKLTLDGTFWIDKNGKPYLIYCHEWLQILDGTIEKIALKPDLSGTLGTGKVLFRASESPWSREKDKNGQDRPNKVTDGPWLFRTTTGRLGMLWTSWVYDVYTQGVAYSQNGTLDGPWVQEKQPLTPPNYGHGMLFRTFDGKWLMSVHSHKDINGKYRRIPHLFEVDLSGDKLVLGKPYRP from the coding sequence ATGAAAAACAGGTGGTTGTTGCTGGTAAGCTGTTTGTCGTTTCCCGTGCTGGCAGTGGCACAGCGAGCAGCGCCGCCAGTTGTCCGGAAGAATATCCCGCTGGATTCCATAGGATTAAGCGACCCGTACATTCTGGCCGATGTGAAAAGCCGCCAATACTACATGACGGGCACGGGCGGGCTGTTGTGGAAGAGTCCTGATTTGAAGCGGTGGGAAGGCCCGTACCAAGTAGCCAAGCCCGATCCACGTTCTTGGATGGGCCCCAAGCCCATGATCTGGGCCGCAGAAATCCATTCGTTCAAAGGCAAGTATTACTATTTCGCCACGTTCACCAACCGCGACCTGAAAGTGGACACCGTACAGGGAGTTGCGCTGGAACGGCGAGCCAGCCACGTCTTGGCCAGCAACACGGCCGAAGGGCCCTACACCCCACTCAACGGCGCGAATTACTTGCCGGCCAACAAGCTCACCCTGGATGGGACCTTCTGGATCGACAAAAACGGGAAGCCCTATTTGATCTATTGCCATGAGTGGCTACAAATCTTGGATGGGACCATCGAGAAGATAGCGCTGAAGCCCGATTTGAGTGGCACGCTAGGAACCGGCAAGGTGTTGTTTCGCGCCAGCGAATCGCCTTGGAGCCGGGAGAAAGACAAAAACGGCCAAGACCGCCCCAACAAAGTAACTGATGGCCCGTGGTTGTTCCGCACCACAACCGGGCGGCTGGGTATGCTCTGGACCAGTTGGGTGTATGACGTGTACACCCAAGGGGTGGCCTACTCCCAAAACGGCACCCTGGATGGCCCCTGGGTGCAAGAGAAACAGCCGCTCACCCCGCCCAACTACGGCCACGGCATGCTGTTCCGCACCTTTGATGGCAAGTGGCTGATGTCCGTTCACAGCCACAAAGATATCAACGGCAAGTACCGCCGTATCCCGCACCTGTTCGAAGTGGATTTGTCGGGTGATAAGCTGGTGTTGGGCAAGCCATACCGGCCCTAA
- a CDS encoding Dabb family protein, producing the protein MDASQPQLFVHHVLFYMPATATDADKAQLLKGLQSMQRISSIKQAHIGTPAATTRDVIERSYTYSWLCLFDSAADEESYQVDPIHDEFRTQYAQYWEKVVIYDAIGPLS; encoded by the coding sequence ATGGACGCCTCACAGCCTCAGCTCTTTGTGCACCACGTTCTGTTTTACATGCCCGCCACGGCCACCGACGCCGACAAAGCCCAACTGCTGAAAGGACTGCAGAGTATGCAGCGCATTTCTTCCATTAAACAAGCGCATATTGGCACCCCAGCCGCCACCACCCGCGACGTAATTGAGCGCAGCTACACCTACTCCTGGTTGTGCCTGTTCGATAGTGCCGCCGATGAGGAGAGCTATCAGGTAGACCCCATTCACGACGAGTTTCGCACCCAGTATGCGCAGTATTGGGAGAAGGTTGTGATTTACGATGCCATTGGCCCTTTGTCTTGA
- a CDS encoding AraC family transcriptional regulator, translated as MNNQIPTYQLHMFAHHDEVATEVFCPEPCAGGSGRAAAPIDLPYRSNYYKISLCLRGTAELQVNLQTSVVGPGCLVVVTPNIIKQWTRISDDYETLSVFFTSDFITANNAHVGKLGFLLNPSAYVLPLTDPEAENIAASFRFLQQKYRTPHANRRDIVKNIINGLLYEISGLYEQQPAPPAVAHPRSQGLTTEFKQLLHTHSASARSVTFYADKLCVSPKYLTEMVREVTGKTASDLITEAVVLQAKALLQTTTLPMTQIANELHFTDQFAFSRFFKKSTGLSPTAYKQA; from the coding sequence ATGAACAACCAGATTCCGACGTACCAGCTGCACATGTTTGCCCACCACGATGAGGTGGCAACCGAGGTGTTCTGCCCGGAGCCTTGTGCTGGCGGGAGTGGACGCGCAGCGGCCCCCATCGATCTGCCGTACCGCAGCAACTACTACAAAATCAGCCTTTGCTTGCGCGGAACGGCCGAGCTACAAGTTAATCTGCAAACCTCGGTGGTTGGGCCTGGTTGCCTGGTGGTCGTCACGCCTAACATCATCAAGCAGTGGACGCGTATCTCCGACGACTACGAAACGCTGTCGGTGTTTTTCACCAGCGACTTTATCACTGCCAACAACGCGCACGTGGGCAAGCTCGGTTTTTTGCTGAACCCGTCGGCGTATGTGCTGCCGCTTACTGACCCGGAAGCGGAGAACATTGCCGCTTCTTTTCGTTTTCTGCAGCAGAAATACCGCACCCCACACGCCAACCGCCGGGATATTGTCAAAAACATCATCAACGGGCTGCTGTACGAAATAAGCGGCCTATACGAGCAGCAACCCGCTCCGCCAGCCGTGGCGCATCCTCGGAGCCAGGGACTAACCACCGAGTTCAAGCAACTGCTCCACACCCACAGCGCGTCGGCGCGCAGCGTAACGTTCTACGCCGACAAGCTCTGCGTCTCGCCGAAGTACCTAACCGAAATGGTGCGGGAAGTAACCGGCAAAACGGCCAGCGACCTGATAACCGAAGCCGTAGTCTTGCAAGCCAAAGCGCTATTGCAAACCACCACGCTCCCAATGACTCAGATAGCCAACGAGCTGCACTTCACCGACCAGTTTGCTTTCAGCCGGTTTTTCAAGAAGAGCACCGGCCTTTCGCCTACTGCTTACAAGCAAGCGTAG